In Oligoflexia bacterium, a single window of DNA contains:
- the yajC gene encoding preprotein translocase subunit YajC: MFSSVALAQAAGAGAAQPSIFEMLFPFAAMMFIFYFLYARPQARRQKEQQKLLEALKRGDQVVTTAGIFGTITGVTDKYITLEIAENVRIKVLRTHIAGTIKEGNP; this comes from the coding sequence ATGTTTTCATCAGTAGCATTAGCCCAAGCTGCGGGCGCTGGAGCGGCTCAGCCTAGTATTTTTGAAATGTTGTTTCCGTTTGCAGCCATGATGTTTATTTTTTACTTTTTGTACGCACGCCCTCAAGCTAGACGTCAAAAAGAACAACAAAAATTATTAGAAGCCCTTAAGCGTGGAGATCAAGTTGTTACCACCGCTGGAATTTTTGGAACCATCACTGGCGTCACAGATAAATATATAACCTTAGAAATTGCCGAAAACGTTCGCATTAAAGTTTTACGTACACATATAGCTGGAACCATCAAAGAGGGAAATCCATGA